From a region of the Candidatus Lokiarchaeota archaeon genome:
- a CDS encoding NAD-dependent epimerase/dehydratase family protein, producing the protein MKKDSKIYIAGHRGMVGSAIRRKLDALGYDNLLMATRDSLDLTRQESVEKWFEDSKPEFVFLAAAKVGGIAANMASPAEFFYDNMMIECNVIHMAFKTGTKRLLFLGSSCIYPRKCPQPMKEEYILTGPPEPTNEAYAVAKIAGLKMCQYYRTQYNFDAFTIVPPNLYGPRDNFSPQDSHVVAALIRKFHEAKVEDKDEVVIWGTGTARRELMYVEDLADAAVFLMNNYDQHDFINVGTDSDVSILELAQTIMDVIGFEGKIELDKSKPDGMPRKLMDSSRFEAMDWDDITPLEEGIEKTYEWYCRNVASS; encoded by the coding sequence ATGAAAAAAGATAGCAAAATATACATTGCAGGTCACAGAGGAATGGTTGGTAGCGCAATTAGAAGAAAACTCGACGCACTCGGATATGATAATCTTCTCATGGCGACTAGGGATAGCCTTGATCTCACCCGACAGGAATCGGTTGAAAAGTGGTTCGAAGACAGTAAACCGGAATTCGTTTTTCTAGCTGCGGCCAAAGTTGGTGGAATTGCTGCAAATATGGCTTCACCAGCAGAATTCTTCTATGATAACATGATGATAGAATGTAATGTAATCCATATGGCATTCAAAACAGGAACCAAGCGGCTCCTCTTTTTAGGTAGCTCATGTATCTATCCAAGAAAGTGTCCGCAGCCTATGAAGGAGGAGTATATTCTTACTGGCCCACCTGAACCGACAAACGAAGCTTATGCTGTTGCAAAAATCGCGGGGCTGAAAATGTGTCAATACTATCGCACCCAATACAATTTTGATGCATTCACCATTGTGCCGCCCAACCTGTACGGCCCAAGAGATAATTTCTCACCCCAAGACTCACATGTTGTTGCCGCTCTGATTAGGAAGTTTCACGAGGCAAAAGTAGAGGACAAAGATGAGGTCGTTATCTGGGGAACAGGTACTGCCAGGAGAGAACTGATGTATGTGGAGGATTTAGCGGATGCTGCGGTTTTCTTGATGAATAATTATGACCAACACGATTTCATTAATGTGGGAACAGATTCTGACGTCTCTATTTTAGAGCTTGCTCAAACTATTATGGATGTCATAGGATTTGAAGGCAAGATAGAACTTGATAAGAGTAAACCTGATGGAATGCCGCGAAAACTGATGGACAGCTCAAGATTCGAAGCTATGGATTGGGACGACATTACGCCTCTTGAAGAAGGAATCGAGAAGACCTACGAGTGGTACTGTAGAAACGTAGCGAGCAGTTAA